A window from Frischella perrara encodes these proteins:
- the lpoB gene encoding penicillin-binding protein activator LpoB gives MKATISLNKILTALSLGFILALTGCSSNIEYVTKDNAEDAVTLGLDSQDFEQAAQESLNSLISSNALNKPGGGRYVVAIGKIINDTTIRIDTDMLVKKIRIGMLQSGKAVITTAIAGNSNNVDDLIYDVRELRDNDEFKKDTIAGKGTLYAPDFSLTGKIVQRIARTGKNKQLVEYYLQLTLTDIKSGLAYWENESVVRKLGSNKSTVW, from the coding sequence ATGAAAGCTACAATATCACTAAATAAAATTCTAACCGCTTTATCGTTGGGATTCATATTAGCATTAACGGGGTGCTCTTCGAATATAGAGTATGTCACGAAGGATAATGCTGAAGATGCGGTTACTTTAGGTTTAGATAGCCAAGATTTTGAACAAGCAGCACAGGAATCACTCAATTCATTAATTTCTAGTAATGCATTAAATAAACCGGGTGGTGGGCGCTATGTGGTAGCAATCGGTAAGATTATTAATGATACCACTATTCGTATTGATACCGATATGCTTGTGAAAAAAATCCGCATCGGAATGTTGCAATCAGGAAAGGCTGTGATTACGACAGCTATTGCTGGTAATAGTAATAATGTTGATGATCTAATTTATGACGTACGCGAATTGCGTGATAATGATGAATTCAAGAAAGATACTATTGCAGGTAAAGGGACTTTATATGCGCCTGATTTCTCTTTAACAGGGAAAATAGTGCAGCGTATTGCGCGTACTGGTAAGAATAAACAGTTAGTCGAATATTATTTACAACTGACTTTAACTGATATTAAAAGTGGTTTAGCTTATTGGGAAAATGAGAGTGTTGTACGTAAGTTAGGCAGCAATAAATCAACTGTATGGTAA